One genomic segment of Stigmatopora argus isolate UIUO_Sarg chromosome 1, RoL_Sarg_1.0, whole genome shotgun sequence includes these proteins:
- the LOC144075832 gene encoding protein lifeguard 2-like, producing the protein MYEIVQIYIDTKSVYLSVKSSNCFQATLTNKTPGDCPSGQTSVSPVPPSYEEATAGAPQMEAGIIESRDNDGETQFTWNDQNIRRVFIRKVPPALSFGLLKPGSLEKICSCGTLTLSLSYMTGMLSSFYNTKSVMMCLGITSAVCLLVTIFSFQTKIDVTTCRGMLLIFSMVVFISGLALAVVLPFQYVPWLDTIYAVLGAILFTMFLAFDTQLVMGNKRYTISSEEYIFATLSIYLDIIYIFSFFLQIFGTRQE; encoded by the exons ATGTACgaaattgttcaaatttacATCGATACCAAGTCTGTATATCTGTCTGTCAAATCTTCAAACTGCTTCCAGGCCACACTCACTAACAAGACCCCTGGTGACTGTCCCAGTGGGCAAACCTCAGTTTCACCTGTTCCACCCAGCTATGAGGAAGCCACTGCAG GCGCACCACAAATGGAGGCTG GCATTATTGAGTCTCGCGACAATGATGGTGAAACACAGTTCACTTGGAATGATCAAAACATCCGGAGGGTCTTCATTCGTAAGGTACCACCAGCTTTATCCTTTGGGTTATTGAAGCCTGGAAGCCTTGAAAAAATCTGTTCATGTGGAACATTG ACCCTCTCGCTTTCCTACATGACAGGAATGTTGTCAAG CTTCTACAACACCAAGTCAGTGATGATGTGTCTGGGCATCACTTCTGCGGTCTGTCTGCTTGTCACAATATTCAGTTTCCAAACTAAG ATTGATGTGACAACATGCAGAGGAATGCTCCTTATATTTTCCATGGTCGTTTTCATCTCTGGGCTGGCACTTGCAGTTGTCCTTCCCTTTCAATAT GTACCCTGGTTGGATACCATCTATGCTGTTTTGGGAGCCATATTGTTCACCATG TTTTTGGCATTTGACACCCAGCTCGTCATGGGCAACAAGCGGTACACCATTAGTTCAGAAGAGTACATCTTTGCCACTCTCAGCATCTACCTGGACATCATTTACATCTTctcttttttcctccaaatctTTGGAACAAGACAGGAGTAA